A genomic segment from Lutibacter sp. A80 encodes:
- a CDS encoding DUF2892 domain-containing protein: protein MFNKYIKLVIAGAIVVWSVFQFVDGNIMNGISLVLLAGIFVLFYFKNEFILLAFLQLRKQNFAGASKWLSYIKNPSSALIQKQEGYYNFLQGIMVSQTNLTQAEKYFKKAISLGLNMKHDIAMAKLQLGGIAMSKRRKREATMLINEAKKLDTQGVLSDQIKMMKDQLKRI, encoded by the coding sequence ATGTTTAATAAGTATATAAAATTAGTAATTGCAGGAGCAATTGTTGTATGGTCAGTATTTCAATTTGTTGATGGAAATATAATGAATGGTATTTCATTAGTTTTATTGGCAGGTATATTTGTATTGTTTTATTTTAAAAATGAATTTATTTTATTAGCATTTTTACAATTAAGAAAACAAAACTTTGCCGGAGCAAGTAAATGGCTATCTTACATTAAAAACCCTAGTAGCGCTTTAATACAAAAGCAAGAAGGTTATTACAACTTTTTACAAGGAATTATGGTTTCACAAACAAATTTAACTCAAGCAGAAAAATACTTTAAAAAAGCAATTAGCTTAGGTTTAAATATGAAACACGATATAGCAATGGCTAAATTACAGTTAGGTGGTATTGCAATGTCTAAAAGACGAAAAAGAGAAGCAACTATGCTTATCAATGAAGCTAAAAAATTAGATACACAAGGTGTGCTTTCAGATCAAATAAAAATGATGAAAGATCAGCTTAAAAGAATTTAA